A genomic stretch from Sphingomonas faeni includes:
- the rsfS gene encoding ribosome silencing factor: MATSPTAPRATDPEEVEALHRLILASLDDDQAVETISIPLAGKTSIADYMVIASGRSTRQVASMAQKLAERIKAEFKRPVKIEGLPTADWVLIDATDVIVHLFRPEVRSFYNLERMWAFGDAPAPPVPTFTDED; the protein is encoded by the coding sequence TTGGCCACTTCCCCTACTGCCCCTCGCGCGACCGACCCCGAAGAGGTTGAGGCGCTGCATCGCCTGATCCTCGCGTCGCTCGACGACGACCAGGCGGTCGAGACCATCTCGATCCCGCTCGCGGGTAAGACCAGCATCGCCGACTACATGGTGATCGCCAGCGGTCGTTCGACCCGCCAGGTTGCCTCGATGGCGCAGAAGCTGGCCGAGCGGATCAAGGCCGAGTTCAAGCGCCCGGTGAAGATCGAAGGCCTGCCGACCGCCGACTGGGTGCTGATCGACGCGACCGACGTCATCGTCCACCTGTTCCGCCCCGAAGTCCGCAGCTTCTACAATCTGGAGCGGATGTGGGCATTCGGCGACGCACCGGCGCCGCCCGTGCCGACCTTCACCGACGAAGATTAA
- a CDS encoding nicotinate-nucleotide adenylyltransferase: MTHVGILGGSFNPAHRGHRGITLAAIDALALDEAWWLVSPGNPLKDAANDMAPLPARLTSAKRMARRAPIRATDIEARLHTRYTLDTIRKLKRRYPKIRFIWLMGADNLADFHRWKNWRAIAREVPIAVIARPGYDGRALAAPAMGWLRRFQRRTDHAKSWTTWRLPALVLLRFRPDPTSATGLRAKNPDWVQHVAGPVVLPRS, translated from the coding sequence ATGACCCACGTCGGCATTCTCGGCGGGTCGTTCAATCCCGCGCACCGCGGCCACCGCGGCATCACGCTTGCGGCGATCGATGCGCTCGCGCTCGACGAGGCGTGGTGGCTGGTGTCCCCCGGCAACCCGCTCAAGGACGCCGCGAACGACATGGCGCCGCTCCCCGCGCGTCTCACTTCCGCCAAGCGCATGGCCCGCCGCGCGCCGATCCGAGCGACCGATATCGAGGCGCGGCTCCACACCCGGTACACGCTCGACACGATCCGCAAGCTCAAGCGGCGTTACCCGAAAATCCGGTTCATCTGGCTGATGGGCGCGGATAATCTCGCCGACTTCCACCGCTGGAAGAACTGGCGCGCTATCGCCCGCGAGGTTCCGATTGCGGTAATCGCGCGTCCGGGATATGACGGGCGCGCCCTCGCGGCCCCCGCGATGGGTTGGCTGCGGCGCTTCCAACGGCGCACAGACCATGCGAAGAGCTGGACGACGTGGAGATTGCCGGCCCTCGTGCTGTTGCGCTTCCGACCCGACCCGACCTCCGCAACCGGCCTGCGTGCCAAAAATCCCGACTGGGTTCAGCATGTTGCTGGTCCGGTAGTTTTACCCAGGAGCTGA
- a CDS encoding type II toxin-antitoxin system RelE/ParE family toxin, which produces MRGVRWSRDAQADLATIDDEFDKIDPNTASRVGSSAVNAARFLMDYPGAGPAVPNTRLRKWRVAGTPYILLYRLAGDDLFIVRVIHVARDRQQFL; this is translated from the coding sequence ATGAGGGGCGTAAGATGGTCGCGCGACGCGCAGGCCGATCTTGCGACGATCGATGACGAGTTCGACAAGATCGATCCGAATACCGCGAGCCGGGTTGGGTCCTCTGCGGTAAACGCGGCTAGATTTCTGATGGATTACCCGGGCGCGGGGCCAGCGGTGCCAAATACCCGACTGCGTAAATGGCGCGTCGCAGGTACGCCTTACATCCTGCTCTATCGGTTGGCGGGCGACGATCTGTTCATCGTCCGCGTCATTCATGTCGCGCGTGACCGGCAGCAGTTCCTATGA
- a CDS encoding glutamate-5-semialdehyde dehydrogenase, which produces MADVENPTQLIAEMGRRARSAALVLTSMPSARKAAALVSAAESIRAASAGIVAANAEDMTRAADAGLSGALLDRLRLDEARVAAMADGVAAVSALVDPVGQLIDASERPNGLKLSRVRVPIGVIGIVYESRPNVTADAAALCVMAGNAAILRGGSEAVNSNRAIHMALVEGLKAGGVPVDAVQLVPTTDRAAVGAMLKADGMIDLIIPRGGKSLVARVQAEARVPVLAHLDGINHVYVDASADPAMAAAIVVDAKMRRTGVCGSMETLLIDRAYANAPALIRSLATTGCEVRGDASARALVPEIAAAAAIDWDTEYLDAIASVAIVDGLDAAVAHIARHGSHHTDAIVAEDAAVAERFLTTVDSAIVLWNASTQFADGGEFGLGAEIGIATGRLHARGPVALEGLTTYKWIGRGTGQVRG; this is translated from the coding sequence ATGGCCGACGTAGAAAATCCGACCCAATTGATCGCCGAAATGGGGCGCCGCGCGCGCTCGGCCGCGCTGGTGCTAACATCGATGCCGTCTGCGCGGAAGGCTGCGGCGCTCGTGTCGGCGGCGGAGTCGATCCGGGCGGCATCGGCGGGAATCGTTGCAGCGAACGCGGAGGACATGACGCGTGCAGCGGACGCCGGTCTGTCGGGCGCGCTGCTGGATCGGTTGCGGCTGGACGAGGCGCGCGTCGCGGCGATGGCGGACGGCGTGGCGGCAGTCTCGGCGCTCGTAGATCCGGTCGGGCAGTTGATCGACGCCAGCGAGCGTCCGAACGGTCTGAAGCTCTCGCGCGTCCGCGTACCGATCGGCGTCATCGGCATCGTCTACGAGAGCCGCCCGAACGTCACCGCCGACGCTGCAGCGTTGTGCGTGATGGCCGGCAACGCAGCGATCCTGCGTGGCGGGTCCGAAGCGGTGAACAGCAATCGCGCGATCCATATGGCGCTGGTCGAGGGACTGAAAGCGGGCGGGGTGCCCGTAGATGCGGTGCAACTCGTGCCGACCACCGATCGCGCGGCCGTCGGTGCCATGCTGAAGGCGGACGGGATGATCGACCTGATCATCCCCCGCGGCGGCAAGAGCCTGGTTGCCCGCGTTCAGGCAGAAGCGCGCGTTCCCGTCCTTGCGCATCTGGACGGCATCAATCACGTCTATGTGGATGCGTCTGCGGACCCTGCGATGGCGGCGGCGATCGTCGTCGATGCTAAGATGCGCCGCACCGGCGTTTGCGGATCGATGGAGACGCTGCTGATCGACCGCGCCTATGCGAACGCACCCGCCTTGATCCGAAGCCTCGCGACGACGGGGTGCGAGGTCCGCGGTGACGCAAGCGCGCGGGCACTCGTTCCCGAGATTGCCGCCGCCGCCGCCATCGACTGGGATACCGAATATCTCGACGCAATCGCGTCGGTTGCGATCGTGGACGGCCTCGACGCAGCGGTAGCGCACATCGCCCGCCACGGCTCGCACCATACCGATGCGATCGTCGCAGAAGATGCCGCCGTTGCCGAACGCTTCCTGACTACGGTCGATAGTGCGATCGTTCTGTGGAACGCCTCCACCCAGTTCGCCGATGGTGGCGAGTTCGGTCTCGGCGCGGAGATCGGCATCGCCACCGGTCGCCTCCACGCCCGCGGCCCGGTCGCGCTCGAAGGCCTCACCACCTACAAATGGATCGGCCGCGGCACCGGCCAGGTGCGCGGTTGA
- a CDS encoding DUF3667 domain-containing protein, whose translation MTGDIEAAADIATGALVGRAFEPKAGGAHDARAGHGPDDALCLNCGTRLIGEHCHACGQSAHVHRSLGGIGHEIAHGVFHFEGKIWRTLPLLILHPGTLTRRYVNGERARFVSPLALFLFTVFLMFATIGAVGGAMTKDFLQDKRSGKTSDYAHEAAKARVVLDRVEAQKAAAVKAGATYSGESIAALDQQASALRTTVRALGVAADMQDGAAYGTVIDLGDFKTGWERLDHGIAKANGNPGLMLYKLQTSAYKYSWGLIPLSVPFMALLFLWRRRHHLYDHAIFVTYSLAFMMLLTIVLIVAGVIGVAEGWIVMAALCVPPVHMFAQLRGAYSLRKRSAAWRTVALLTFAFTVLLAFIVLLLLHGLTD comes from the coding sequence ATGACCGGAGATATCGAAGCAGCGGCGGATATCGCCACGGGTGCCCTGGTCGGGCGCGCGTTCGAACCGAAGGCGGGGGGCGCCCATGATGCGCGTGCCGGCCATGGTCCGGACGATGCGCTCTGTCTCAACTGCGGGACTCGGTTGATCGGCGAGCATTGCCACGCCTGTGGGCAGTCCGCGCACGTCCACCGTTCGCTCGGCGGGATCGGGCACGAGATCGCGCACGGGGTCTTCCATTTCGAGGGCAAGATCTGGCGGACGTTGCCGTTGCTGATCCTGCATCCCGGCACACTGACGCGTCGATACGTCAATGGCGAGCGCGCGCGGTTCGTGTCGCCGCTCGCGCTGTTCCTGTTCACCGTCTTCCTGATGTTCGCGACGATCGGCGCGGTCGGCGGCGCAATGACCAAGGACTTCCTCCAGGACAAGCGCTCCGGGAAGACGTCGGATTATGCGCACGAGGCGGCGAAGGCTCGCGTCGTGCTCGACAGGGTCGAGGCGCAAAAGGCAGCGGCGGTAAAGGCGGGTGCGACCTATTCGGGAGAGTCGATCGCCGCCCTCGACCAGCAGGCAAGCGCGCTACGCACCACCGTTCGGGCACTCGGCGTGGCGGCGGATATGCAGGACGGTGCCGCCTACGGCACGGTCATCGATCTCGGCGACTTCAAGACCGGTTGGGAACGGCTCGATCACGGCATCGCCAAGGCGAACGGCAATCCGGGGCTGATGCTCTACAAACTCCAGACCAGCGCGTATAAATACAGTTGGGGGCTCATTCCGCTCTCTGTGCCGTTCATGGCGCTACTGTTCCTGTGGCGGCGGCGGCATCATCTCTACGATCACGCGATCTTCGTGACCTATTCGCTGGCGTTCATGATGCTGCTCACGATCGTGTTGATCGTCGCGGGCGTCATCGGCGTCGCGGAGGGCTGGATCGTAATGGCGGCGCTGTGCGTGCCGCCGGTGCATATGTTCGCGCAGCTCCGGGGGGCGTATTCACTGCGCAAGCGTTCGGCGGCGTGGCGGACGGTCGCGCTGCTGACGTTCGCGTTCACGGTCCTGTTGGCGTTTATCGTGCTGTTGTTGCTGCACGGTTTGACGGACTGA
- the ftsH gene encoding ATP-dependent zinc metalloprotease FtsH: MKSLLIWVGILLALALFVTMFDGRTAASSGNTIAYSAFLDKVDEGTVKDVNISRDIISGTLSSGEKFKSYPIPDSTLVPKLRDKGVSISAKPEEGPSMLALLLYQSLPFLLFLGIAFFVLKQMQKNSGSGAMGFGKSRAKMLTQKEGKVTFQDVAGIDEAREELEEIVEFLKDPTKFARLGGKIPKGALLVGSPGTGKTLLARAIAGEAGVPFFTISGSDFVEMFVGVGASRVRDMFEQAKKSAPCIVFIDEIDAVGRHRGAGLGNGNDEREQTLNQLLVEMDGFEANEGIIIIAATNRPDVLDPALLRPGRFDRQVTVPRPDIEGRIKILEVHMKKVPLAPDVDARVIARGTPGFSGADLANLINEAALHAARKGKRLVAMAEFEEAKDKVMMGAERRSMVMTDDEKRMTAYHEAGHAVVAMHEAASDPIHKATIIPRGRALGMVMRLPERDSYSYHRDKMYANLAVSMGGRVAEEVIFGYDKVSSGASGDIQYATGLARDMVTRWGMSDKVGPLEYGEPEGESFLGYSSSRPSRMSNQTAQLIDDEIKRIVEGGLDRAKQVLSDHVDQLHTVAGALLEFETLTGDEIKKLIAGEDLDRPDPGAKASTVPRAGTSIPKTRRPSGPFGTPTPLGA, from the coding sequence ATGAAAAGCCTGCTGATCTGGGTCGGCATCCTGCTCGCGCTGGCGCTGTTCGTGACCATGTTCGACGGCCGCACGGCCGCGTCGTCCGGTAACACGATCGCCTATTCGGCATTCCTCGACAAGGTCGATGAGGGCACCGTCAAGGACGTCAACATCTCGCGCGATATCATCTCGGGGACGTTGTCTTCGGGCGAGAAGTTCAAATCGTATCCGATCCCCGACTCGACGCTGGTGCCGAAGCTGCGCGACAAGGGCGTTTCGATCAGCGCGAAGCCCGAAGAGGGTCCGTCGATGCTGGCGTTGCTCCTGTATCAGTCGCTGCCGTTCCTGCTGTTCCTCGGCATCGCGTTCTTCGTGCTCAAGCAGATGCAGAAGAACTCGGGCTCGGGCGCGATGGGCTTCGGCAAGAGCCGCGCGAAGATGCTGACGCAGAAGGAGGGTAAAGTCACCTTCCAGGACGTGGCCGGCATCGACGAGGCGCGGGAAGAGCTGGAAGAGATCGTCGAGTTCCTCAAGGATCCGACCAAGTTCGCGCGCCTTGGCGGCAAGATTCCCAAGGGGGCATTGCTGGTCGGTTCGCCGGGTACCGGTAAGACGCTGCTCGCCCGCGCGATCGCGGGTGAAGCCGGCGTGCCGTTCTTCACGATATCGGGTTCGGACTTCGTCGAGATGTTCGTCGGCGTCGGCGCGAGCCGCGTCCGCGACATGTTCGAGCAGGCTAAGAAGTCCGCACCGTGCATCGTCTTCATCGACGAAATCGACGCGGTCGGTCGCCATCGTGGTGCCGGTCTCGGCAACGGCAACGACGAGCGCGAGCAGACGCTGAACCAGCTGCTGGTCGAGATGGATGGCTTCGAGGCCAACGAGGGCATCATCATCATCGCCGCGACCAACCGTCCGGACGTGCTCGACCCTGCGCTGTTGCGTCCGGGCCGTTTCGATCGCCAGGTTACCGTGCCGCGGCCGGATATCGAGGGTCGCATCAAGATCCTCGAAGTGCACATGAAGAAGGTGCCGCTGGCGCCCGACGTCGACGCTCGCGTAATCGCGCGCGGCACGCCTGGGTTCTCGGGTGCGGACCTCGCCAACCTCATCAACGAAGCGGCGCTGCATGCGGCACGCAAGGGCAAGCGCTTGGTGGCGATGGCCGAATTCGAAGAGGCCAAGGACAAGGTCATGATGGGCGCCGAGCGTCGCAGCATGGTCATGACCGACGACGAGAAGCGGATGACCGCGTATCACGAGGCCGGCCATGCCGTCGTCGCGATGCACGAGGCTGCGTCGGATCCGATCCACAAGGCGACGATCATTCCGCGCGGTCGTGCGCTGGGTATGGTGATGCGTCTGCCCGAGCGTGATTCGTACAGCTATCACCGCGACAAGATGTATGCGAACCTCGCGGTATCGATGGGCGGTCGCGTCGCCGAGGAAGTCATCTTTGGGTACGACAAGGTTTCGTCGGGCGCTTCGGGCGACATCCAGTACGCGACGGGTCTGGCACGCGACATGGTCACGCGCTGGGGCATGTCGGACAAGGTCGGGCCGCTGGAATATGGTGAGCCTGAAGGCGAGTCGTTCCTCGGCTACTCGTCGAGCCGTCCGTCGCGCATGTCGAACCAGACCGCGCAGTTGATCGACGACGAGATCAAGCGGATCGTCGAAGGCGGTCTCGACCGCGCCAAGCAGGTGCTGAGCGATCATGTTGACCAGCTCCACACGGTGGCCGGTGCGCTGCTCGAGTTCGAGACGCTGACGGGTGACGAGATCAAGAAGCTGATCGCGGGCGAAGACCTAGATCGTCCGGATCCGGGTGCGAAGGCGTCGACCGTCCCGCGTGCGGGTACGTCGATCCCCAAGACGCGGCGTCCGTCGGGGCCGTTCGGTACGCCGACACCGCTGGGGGCGTGA
- the tilS gene encoding tRNA lysidine(34) synthetase TilS: MTEEGRRFAADFARIASDIVNPLFAVSGGPDSMAMLTLAHEALPPGFTVASIDHRLRPEAVEESAMVAAHCATLGVPHATLAPSEPITGASIQAQARTTRYALLTDHARAIGAGALVTGHHADDQAETFLMRAARGSGLAGLAGVRARTEIHGVTVVRPLLDWRRAELRAIVRRAEVPFFDDPSNHDDRHDRTRFRRLLGENEWLGTPNLARAAAALAETDTDVRAMVEWIWAERAKVGGSEVKLAVEKLPREILRRLARRAIGTVRTEAGIVAPEWTEAANIESLLDSLMAGKRTTQAGIIASVRGDVWRFREAPPRRGPA, from the coding sequence ATGACCGAAGAAGGCCGCCGCTTCGCCGCCGACTTCGCGCGGATCGCCAGCGACATCGTCAATCCGTTGTTCGCCGTCTCCGGCGGCCCCGACAGCATGGCGATGCTCACCCTCGCGCATGAAGCGCTACCGCCCGGCTTTACGGTCGCGAGCATCGACCACCGCCTCCGCCCCGAAGCGGTGGAGGAGTCCGCGATGGTCGCCGCGCACTGCGCGACGCTCGGCGTTCCCCACGCCACGCTCGCGCCGAGCGAACCGATCACCGGCGCGAGCATCCAGGCGCAGGCGCGCACCACGCGGTACGCCCTGCTCACCGATCACGCCCGCGCGATCGGGGCAGGGGCGCTCGTCACCGGCCACCACGCCGACGATCAGGCCGAGACTTTCCTCATGCGCGCCGCCCGCGGTTCAGGCCTCGCCGGCCTCGCCGGAGTCCGCGCGCGCACCGAAATCCACGGCGTGACGGTCGTCCGTCCGTTGCTCGACTGGCGCCGCGCCGAACTCCGCGCGATCGTTCGCCGCGCCGAAGTGCCGTTCTTCGATGATCCCTCGAACCACGACGATCGTCACGATCGCACGCGTTTCCGCCGGTTGCTTGGCGAGAATGAATGGCTCGGCACGCCCAACCTCGCGCGCGCCGCCGCTGCGCTCGCCGAGACCGATACCGACGTCCGCGCGATGGTCGAGTGGATCTGGGCCGAACGGGCAAAGGTCGGCGGGAGCGAGGTGAAGCTCGCGGTCGAGAAGCTGCCCCGTGAAATCTTGCGCCGCCTCGCCCGCCGCGCGATCGGCACGGTCCGCACCGAGGCGGGCATCGTCGCGCCCGAATGGACCGAGGCGGCCAACATCGAAAGCCTGCTCGACTCGCTGATGGCGGGCAAGCGCACCACGCAGGCCGGAATTATCGCCAGCGTCCGCGGCGACGTGTGGCGCTTCCGCGAGGCGCCCCCTCGTAGAGGTCCCGCGTAG
- a CDS encoding tetratricopeptide repeat protein, protein MRKSILVGVCLAALLPAAVQAQNVEGRVGKLESEMRAVQRKVFPGGAGQMLQPEVRAPQSEQGPGPGSPATSALADVNQRVTSLEQQMTSLTEQIEQNQNRTRLLQDAFDNYRRSNDARMKTLETGPAPIATGAGGPIESDDQSSDGPSRPTTRPETASRPTTPAPTKVSVEKPSTGDPAEDEYMYGYRLWAAKQYPQAEAQLKKVVAEYPKSKRASYAQNLLGRAYLDEGKPSLASMAFYDNYKKMPEGERAPDSLLYLGQALTKLNKSADACKVYDELNDVYGAKMASAMKGQVAAGRSAAKCK, encoded by the coding sequence ATGCGTAAGTCAATTCTGGTCGGCGTCTGCCTCGCGGCGCTGCTGCCCGCTGCCGTACAGGCACAAAATGTCGAGGGTCGCGTCGGCAAGCTCGAAAGCGAAATGCGCGCGGTTCAGCGGAAGGTCTTCCCGGGTGGTGCCGGCCAGATGCTCCAGCCCGAAGTGCGCGCGCCGCAGAGCGAGCAGGGTCCTGGGCCTGGCTCGCCCGCGACCAGTGCGCTCGCCGACGTGAACCAGCGCGTCACGTCGCTGGAGCAGCAGATGACGTCGCTGACGGAGCAGATCGAGCAGAACCAGAACCGTACGCGCCTGTTGCAGGATGCGTTCGACAATTACCGCCGCTCTAACGACGCGCGGATGAAGACGCTGGAGACCGGCCCCGCGCCGATCGCGACAGGGGCCGGCGGCCCGATCGAGTCCGATGACCAGTCGAGCGACGGTCCTTCGCGCCCGACGACACGCCCCGAGACGGCGTCCCGGCCGACCACTCCGGCACCGACCAAGGTTTCGGTCGAGAAGCCGTCGACCGGCGATCCGGCGGAAGACGAATATATGTACGGCTATCGCCTCTGGGCGGCCAAGCAATACCCGCAGGCGGAGGCGCAACTGAAGAAGGTCGTCGCCGAATACCCGAAGAGCAAGCGCGCCAGCTATGCGCAGAACCTGCTCGGCCGCGCGTATCTCGACGAGGGCAAGCCGAGCCTCGCCTCGATGGCGTTCTACGACAATTACAAGAAGATGCCCGAGGGGGAACGCGCGCCGGACAGCTTGCTGTACCTCGGCCAGGCGCTGACCAAGCTCAACAAGTCGGCGGATGCGTGCAAGGTGTATGACGAGCTGAACGACGTCTATGGCGCCAAGATGGCGTCGGCGATGAAGGGGCAGGTCGCCGCCGGGCGCAGCGCGGCGAAGTGCAAGTAA